The genomic segment GGAAATCAAACAATATATTGCTCGCTTAGCGTTAGAAAAAGTGGAGTCGGAACTGAAAAATCAGTTGGATCAATCTGCGCAAACGAAGTTAATTGACCGCTCCTTAGCTCAACTAGGAGGACGGAGATGAGAGAAAATACGTTGATGAGTGCCGAAGTGGTTGAGCCTTATGCTGAGGCGTTAATGTCTTTGGCAGATTCCCAAAATTTAGTGGAACGCTTTGGGAATGAGGCAAAAGACTTACTTTCAACTTTAAAAAGTTCACAGGAATTACGACAGTTTTTGGCGAGTCCTGTGATTAAAACAGATGATAAGAAAGCTATGCTAGGACAAGTAACTGGGGAAGGGTTACATCAGTATTTACTGAATTTCCTCCAGTTGCTCATTGATAAAAAACGAACGGCTTTCTTGACAGCAATCTTGGAGCAATTTTTAGCTCTCGTCCGTGAGCGGACGGCTACGGCATTAGCGCAAGTGACTTCAGTCACGGATTTAACTCAAGAACAGCGCGATCGCGTTAAAGAAAAAGTCAAAGCGATGACGAATGCCAATGATGTGGAAATTGAAACCACCCTTGACCCCAATTTAATCGGTGGGGTAGTGATTAAAGTGGGCTCGCAAGTCCTCGATGCCAGCCTGAGAGGACAACTGCGCCGCATTGGTTTAAGCCTAGAAACGGCAACTTCATAACAAAAAAAATTGATGACAGAGTAAGGGATAATTAACTATGGTTAGTATCAAGCCTGATGAAATTAGCAGCATTATTCGCCAACAGATTGAAAGCTATGACCAAAGCGTCCAGGTTTCCAACGTAGGAACGGTTCTGCAAGTGGGTGATGGCATTGCCCGGATCTATGGCTTAGATAAAGTCATGGCAGGGGAACTCGTTGAATTTGAAGAAGGAACGATTGGCATTGCCCTCAACTTAGAAGAAGATAATGTGGGTGCGGTATTAATGGGTAGTGGTCGTGGGATTCACGAGGGAAGCTCTGTGAAAGCCACTGGCA from the Cyanobacteria bacterium GSL.Bin1 genome contains:
- a CDS encoding F0F1 ATP synthase subunit delta, translating into MRENTLMSAEVVEPYAEALMSLADSQNLVERFGNEAKDLLSTLKSSQELRQFLASPVIKTDDKKAMLGQVTGEGLHQYLLNFLQLLIDKKRTAFLTAILEQFLALVRERTATALAQVTSVTDLTQEQRDRVKEKVKAMTNANDVEIETTLDPNLIGGVVIKVGSQVLDASLRGQLRRIGLSLETATS